A genomic window from Cutibacterium acnes includes:
- a CDS encoding DedA family protein, translated as MNLTAWMASINGVIAANAPHPWVIGALWGLCVIDGFFPPVPSESLVVALAAIGHPSRWLIIPVAAAGAICGDNIAYWVGRQIGHTKLFTGGPKRQKTVAWATHQLRVRGPLCILVARYIPGGRVVVNAMAGATRFSYRVFLPIDALAGVLWACYATAIGAGAASFLGNNHILAATVGIIGAIIIGVILDQILRRLMPAPQSD; from the coding sequence ATGAATCTGACCGCATGGATGGCGAGTATCAACGGCGTCATTGCGGCCAATGCCCCACATCCTTGGGTTATTGGGGCGTTGTGGGGGCTATGCGTCATCGATGGGTTTTTCCCGCCGGTTCCTAGCGAATCTCTCGTCGTCGCCTTGGCAGCAATTGGACATCCTTCGCGGTGGCTCATCATCCCGGTAGCTGCTGCGGGCGCGATCTGCGGAGACAATATTGCATATTGGGTGGGACGCCAGATTGGCCATACTAAGCTCTTTACCGGTGGGCCGAAGCGGCAGAAGACGGTTGCATGGGCGACCCATCAATTGAGGGTCCGAGGCCCGCTGTGCATCTTGGTAGCCCGATACATCCCTGGGGGCCGCGTCGTCGTCAATGCGATGGCTGGGGCCACTCGTTTTTCATATCGGGTTTTCCTACCTATCGACGCCCTAGCCGGAGTATTGTGGGCCTGCTATGCCACCGCTATTGGTGCTGGGGCAGCCAGTTTCTTGGGCAACAATCACATTCTTGCTGCCACCGTGGGGATTATTGGAGCGATTATCATCGGCGTCATCCTCGATCAAATATTGCGGCGATTAATGCCAGCGCCGCAGAGTGACTGA
- a CDS encoding glycosyltransferase yields the protein MRVMVLSRGIPSPEAPLRGIFEYDQAVALHQQGHEVILAVLDARSVRHWRKFGTRVEHAVDRNDGMTVVRLDVPLGAASARIDHRVHAIAARHLHRIVTSQWGIPDVSHAHFARFAAAAARAGFPEPLVWTEHDSHLAHPDQRLNEDIIIAGDRADAVISVSQGLCDRLAGHGVTSTVVPNIVDVELFDRPDRRHEGTIVVSVATLNPGKGMIELAQAVERLPEVQLRIIGDGPQRHQLEAIAAGNPRIVLLGPQSRDRIAEELAGADAFALASHAETFGVACAEALAAGLPVLTTACGGPQEFIDDSNGVVVPIGDVDALTEGLCQVLARSWDHEQIAGYVRSRFAAAPVVDQLETVYRKAVADHGMAG from the coding sequence ATGCGCGTCATGGTTTTGTCTCGGGGGATTCCGAGCCCCGAGGCTCCGTTGCGGGGGATCTTCGAGTACGACCAGGCCGTAGCTCTACATCAGCAAGGTCACGAGGTCATCCTGGCCGTTCTTGATGCCCGTTCGGTTCGCCACTGGCGGAAGTTTGGGACACGGGTAGAGCATGCCGTAGATCGCAATGATGGTATGACGGTGGTGAGGCTGGACGTGCCCTTGGGAGCGGCCTCGGCGCGCATAGATCACCGAGTCCATGCCATTGCGGCCCGGCACCTGCATCGCATCGTGACTTCGCAATGGGGCATCCCTGACGTCAGCCATGCCCACTTCGCCAGATTCGCTGCTGCTGCCGCCCGGGCTGGCTTTCCGGAACCGCTGGTGTGGACCGAGCACGATTCTCACCTAGCTCACCCGGATCAGCGTCTCAACGAAGACATCATTATCGCGGGTGACCGGGCAGACGCAGTGATCAGCGTATCCCAGGGGCTCTGCGACAGGCTGGCTGGACATGGCGTGACCTCAACGGTGGTTCCCAACATCGTTGACGTCGAGCTGTTTGACCGTCCTGATCGACGACATGAGGGGACGATCGTCGTCAGCGTCGCCACCCTCAACCCGGGAAAAGGCATGATTGAATTAGCTCAGGCTGTTGAGCGTCTTCCCGAGGTTCAGTTGAGAATCATCGGAGATGGACCGCAGCGGCACCAACTGGAGGCCATTGCCGCCGGTAATCCACGCATTGTCCTACTGGGTCCCCAATCGCGGGACCGTATCGCTGAGGAGCTCGCCGGGGCTGACGCCTTTGCTTTGGCTTCCCATGCTGAGACCTTCGGTGTCGCGTGCGCCGAGGCACTGGCAGCCGGCTTGCCTGTTCTGACGACGGCTTGCGGCGGACCTCAAGAGTTCATTGATGATTCCAACGGCGTGGTGGTCCCAATCGGTGACGTTGACGCTCTGACGGAAGGGCTGTGCCAGGTATTGGCTAGGTCATGGGATCACGAACAGATCGCTGGGTACGTCCGCTCCCGATTCGCGGCCGCTCCGGTCGTTGATCAGTTGGAGACGGTCTACCGAAAGGCGGTTGCCGACCACGGTATGGCTGGTTGA